A single Hippopotamus amphibius kiboko isolate mHipAmp2 chromosome 5, mHipAmp2.hap2, whole genome shotgun sequence DNA region contains:
- the CCSAP gene encoding centriole, cilia and spindle-associated protein yields MSPGSGVKSEYMKRYQEPRWDEYGPCYRALRHYRLGRRLLEQAHAPWLWDDWGPAGASDDSASSASSGTGAPAPKCIAASPPPPPAEPAERQGPEQRARAAPEEQGAEAAGDAEDAEDAALPALPVKDIKEKPERQIRTREPDKLPSSTEPQQPPSALPARGSRRAVKSPQRSSTKIKEHKHPFALYGWGEKQMDTGSQKTHNVCASAPVHEIHESALRAKSRRQVEKRRLAAQRQRAHSADVEKNRRVKPASSENPWMTEYMRCYSARA; encoded by the exons ATGTCCCCGGGGAGCGGCGTGAAGAGCGAGTACATGAAGCGCTACCAGGAGCCGCGCTGGGACGAGTACGGGCCGTGCTACCGCGCGCTGCGCCACTACCGCCTGGGCCGCCGGCTGCTGGAGCAGGCGCACGCGCCCTGGCTCTGGGACGACTGGGGCCCGGCCGGCGCCTCGGACGACTCGGCGTCGTCGGCGTCGTCGGGCACCGGGGCCCCCGCGCCCAAGTGCATCGCggcctcgccgccgccgccgcccgcggaGCCCGCGGAGCGCCAGGGGCCGGAGCAGCGGGCGCGCGCGGCCCCGGAGGAGCAGGGCGCCGAGGCCGCGGGGGACGCGGAGGACGCGGAGGACGCGGCGCTGCCAG CATTGCCAgtgaaagacataaaagaaaaacctgaacgaCAGATCAGGACAAGAGAGCCTGACAAATTACCCAGCAGTACTGAACCTCAACAACCACCAAGTGCCTTACCTGCCAGAGGAAGCAGGAGAGCAGTCAAGAGTCCTCAGAGGTCATCaactaaaataaaagaacacaagCATCCATTTGCCCTTTATGGGTGGGGAGAAAAACAGATGGATACAGGAAGCCAAAAAACTCACAACGTCTGTGCTTCTGCCCCAGTGCACGAG ATCCATGAATCGGCGTTGCGAGCCAAGAGCAGAAGGCAGGTGGAGAAGAGGCGGCTGGCGGCTCAGAGGCAGCGGGCTCACTCCGCCGATGTGGAAAAGAACCGGCGGGTCAAGCCTGCCTCCTCGGAGAACCCGTGGATGACGGAGTATATGAGATGCTACTCCGCCCGAGCTTGA
- the LOC130854490 gene encoding eukaryotic translation initiation factor 1-like — protein sequence MSALQNLHSFDPFADASKGDDLLPAGTEDYIHVRIPQRNGRKTLTTVQGIAGDYDKKKLVKVFKKKFACNGTVIEHPEYGEVIQLQGDQRKNICQFLVETGLAKDDQLKVHGF from the coding sequence ATGTCCGCTCTCCAGAACCTCCACTCTTTCGACCCCTTTGCTGATGCAAGTAAGGGTGATGATCTGCTTCCTGCTGGCACTGAGGATTATATCCATGTAAGAATTCCACAGAGAAACGGTAGGAAGACCCTTACTACTGTCCAAGGGATCGCTGGTGATTACGATAAAAAGAAACTAGTGAAGGTGTTTAAGAAGAAATTTGCCTGCAATGGTACTGTAATTGAGCATCCAGAATATGGAGAAGTAATTCAGCTACAGGGTGACCAGCGCAAGAACATATGCCAGTTCCTCGTGGAGACTGGACTGGCTAAGGACGACCAGCTGAAGGTTCATGGGTTTTAA